The Malus domestica chromosome 10, GDT2T_hap1 genome contains a region encoding:
- the LOC114827581 gene encoding rac-like GTP-binding protein ARAC3: MSASRFIKCVTVGDGAVGKTCMLISYTSNTFPTDYVPTVFDNFSANVVVDGSTVNLGLWDTAGQEDYNRLRPLSYRGADVFLLAFSLISKASYENVAKKWVPELRHYAPSVPIILVGTKLDLRDDRQFFVDHPGAVPITTAQGEELKKLIGAPVYIECSSKTQQNVKAVFDAAIKVVLQPPKQKKKKKRKAQKACSIL; the protein is encoded by the exons ATGAGTGCCTCCAGGTTCATAAAGTGTGTCACAGTTGGGGATGGAGCTGTGGGAAAAACCTGTATGCTCATCTCCTACACCAGCAACACCTTTCCTACG GATTATGTGCCAACTGTGTTTGACAATTTCAGTGCAAATGTTGTTGTGGATGGGAGCACCGTCAATTTGGGGTTGTGGGACACTGCTG GGCAGGAAGATTACAATAGATTAAGACCACTGAGCTATCGTGGGGCAGATGTCTTCCTACTTGCATTCTCTCTCATAAGCAAGGCCAGCTATGAAAATGTTGCCAAGAAA TGGGTTCCTGAATTGAGGCATTATGCACCTAGTGTTCCAATTATTCTTGTTGGAACTAAGCTCG ATCTTCGGGATGATAGGCAGTTCTTTGTAGATCACCCTGGTGCAGTGCCAATTACCACAGCACAG GGAGAGGAACTAAAGAAGCTGATTGGGGCTCCAGTTTACATAGAATGCAGTTCAAAAACGCAGCAG AATGTGAAAGCAGTCTTCGATGCAGCCATTAAAGTGGTTCTCCAGCCACcgaagcagaagaagaaaaagaagagaaaggcaCAGAAGGCCTGCTCCATATTGTGA
- the LOC139188457 gene encoding ubiquitin-conjugating enzyme E2 10-like, whose product MASKRILKELKDLLRDPPTSCSAGPVAEDMFHWQATIIGPNDSPYAGGVFLVTINFPPDYPFKPPKVAFKTKVFHPNINSNGNICLDILKEQWSPALTISKVLLSICSLLTDPNPDDPLVPEIAHMCKCDKGKYESTARSWTQKYAMG is encoded by the exons ATGGCCTCAAAGAGAATATTGAAGGAGCTCAAGGACTTGCTAAGAGATCCACCAACTTCATGTAGTGCAg GTCCTGTGGCTGAGGACATGTTTCATTGGCAAGCAACAATAATTGGTCCAAATGATAGCCCCTATGCTGGGGGTGTCTTCCTTGTGACTATCAATTTTCCACCTGATTATCCTTTCAAACCCCCAAAG GTTGCCTTCAAAACCAAAGTGTTCCATCCAAATATAAACAGTAACGGCAATATTTGCTTGGACATTCTCAAGGAGCAATGGAGTCCAGCACTCACCATATCGAAG GTTTTACTGTCCATATGTTCATTGCTGACAGATCCAAACCCTGATGACCCTCTTGTACCTGAGATTGCTCATATGTGTAAGTGTGACAAGGGCAAATATGAGTCAACGGCTCGGAGCTGGACCCAGAAGTACGCCATGGGTTAA
- the LOC114827580 gene encoding uncharacterized protein, whose translation MSKRQDDLDLLLSLQDRVLETPPGSPSHSPGYLSNDELRSQRGPADMSVFREAVEDCLDYQPKPVQKTGKLNRPNASTDPEVEKFSGLRIRKQLVTPLELSDHFSDIRFVRLSAIKNSLRGDTLTGCWATAGVLTEKGIPRTSSNGKSYCIWKLGCLDEDTISVFLFGDAYETYFKEQAGVVFALFNCAVRKDALGGGFSLSVYSANQMLKMGTSVDYGVCKGKRKDGMACTVVLNKRRGIYCKFHKSKESQKYSSMRTELNGGNLRTAFRSPSNSEGIYLVDPLSNKTNSGKTKQPLKLLSVEGLKKALSNGSKVTTNTHSQGLRFLAAVTGKTDPKDVLKESKLQSKQTSSVEKRKPSSTSTDPSAVIRNQQLDAKRMKTEKENSLTGKTKPATVKMMELHYISSDEGF comes from the exons ATGTCAAAACGTCAGGATGACCTCGATCTCCTTCTATCTCTTCAAGACAGGGTTTTGGAAACCCCTCCTGGTTCACCTTCCCATTCGCCAG GGTACCTATCGAACGATGAGTTGCGGAGCCAAAGAGGGCCGGCGGACATGTCCGTGTTCAGGGAGGCTGTTGAGGACTGCCTTGATTACCAACCCAAACCGGTTCAGAAGACTGGCAAGTTGAACCGGCCCAATGCCTCAACTGATCCAGAAGTGGAGAAGTTTTCGGGCTTGCGTATCAG GAAGCAGTTGGTAACTCCCTTAGAGCTTAGTGATCACTTTTCAGACATTCGTTTTGTTCGGTTGTCTGCCATAAA GAATTCGTTGCGTGGGGATACACTTACAGGATGTTGGGCAACTGCGGGAGTGTTGACCGAGAAGGGGATTCCAAGAACTAGTTCAAACGGGAAGAGTTATTGTATTTGGAAACTCGGGTGTCTGGATGAAGATACCATTTCTGTCTTCTTATTTGGTGATGCTTATGAGACTTACTTCAAAGAGCAGGCTGGAGTAGTTTTCGCTCTGTTTAATTGCGCCGTACGCAAGGATGCGCTG GGTGGTGGTTTTTCTTTGAGCGTGTATTCAGCCAATCAAATGCTGAAGATGGGTACTTCAGTTGATTATGGAGTTTGCAAAGGGAAAAGGAAGGATGGAATGGCTTGTACTGTAGTCTTAAACAA ACGTCGTGGGATATATTGTAAATTTCATAAATCA AAAGAATCACAGAAATATTCTTCAATGCGAACTGAGCTCAATGGGGG GAACTTGAGAACAGCATTTCGGAGTCCCTCTAACTCAGAAGGAATTTATTTGGTTGATCCTCTATCTAACAAAACAAACTCAGGCAAAACTAAGCAGCCACTGAAGCTATTATCCGTGGAGGGGCTAAAGAAGGCACTAAG CAATGGAAGTAAAGTGACTACAAATACACACTCCCAAGGATTAAGGTTCCTGGCGGCGGTCACAG GGAAGACAGATCCGAAAGACGTCCTCAAAGAGTCAAAATTGCAAAGCAAACAAACCTCCAGCGTAGAGAAGAG GAAACCATCTTCTACAAGCACGGATCCATCCGCAGTCATCAGAAACCAGCAACTGGATgcgaaaagaatgaaaactgaAAAGGAGAATAGTTTGACAGGCAAAACAAAGCCGGCCACAGTAAAGATGATGGAGTTACATTACATAAGCTCGGACGAAGGATTCTGA